The region TCAGAGTTCATACATGTGAGAATCAGGAAGATCATACAAGGGGAGAATATGAGGACATGAGGAGAGAAACAAGAGCAAAACCCTTCTGGCAAGAATCAGGGGAGATGGAAAAGTGAGAACAATTTCCATCATGAATCATAAAGGGGGATGCGGCAAAACTACGACGGCCATTAATCTATCCGCTTGCCTTGACTATCTTGGGAAGAGGGTGCTTATCATTGATTTTGATCCGCAATGTCATGCCACAATTGGGCTATCCTCTGCTTTTGAGAAGCCTTCAAAACTTTTATCCACATCTCTTCTCAATGGGAGCCATTTTAAGAACTGCATCGGAAGGTTGAGCGAAAGGTTTCACATTATTCCATCTGACTATTCGCTTTCTGAAACCGAGGGATTTCTCTCACGAAGCATTCTTTCGAAAAACAAGCTGAAGGAAGGACTTGCTTCCCTATCATCCGACTATGACTTTGCCATCATCGATTGTCCGCCATCCAGGGGAATTCTTGT is a window of Acidobacteriota bacterium DNA encoding:
- a CDS encoding ParA family protein, giving the protein MRTISIMNHKGGCGKTTTAINLSACLDYLGKRVLIIDFDPQCHATIGLSSAFEKPSKLLSTSLLNGSHFKNCIGRLSERFHIIPSDYSLSETEGFLSRSILSKNKLKEGLASLSSDYDFAIIDCPPSRGILVENALQAAEEIIIAMDCSFFTLHGVAQLMALIENKRREGSANPRVRALATMYDRRNRFSMEVLREMRNFFGNGLFNTVIHCNIKLREAASYGLSIASYSKNARGFKDYLSLANEVLEESGFWPTLERG